The Bacteroidota bacterium genome window below encodes:
- a CDS encoding Dna2/Cas4 domain-containing protein, whose amino-acid sequence MSFRASALRVGGMLVGYHAVCPRKAWYAMRGLSMEHESDAVRLGKLLDQTSYARRRRPAMIEATAPDGTALVAKIDGVDLRHGVLHE is encoded by the coding sequence ATGTCCTTCCGTGCATCGGCCCTCCGTGTCGGCGGCATGCTCGTCGGCTACCACGCCGTCTGCCCCCGGAAGGCGTGGTACGCCATGCGCGGGCTCTCGATGGAGCACGAGTCCGACGCCGTCCGCCTCGGGAAGCTGTTGGACCAGACCAGCTATGCCCGCCGCCGGCGCCCGGCTATGATCGAGGCGACCGCCCCCGACGGCACCGCGCTCGTCGCCAAGATCGACGGCGTCGACCTCCGCCACGGTGTCCTCCACGAG